A region of Phycisphaeraceae bacterium DNA encodes the following proteins:
- a CDS encoding pyridoxal-phosphate dependent enzyme — protein sequence MPTQTSATAAAHVTGKASSGPAGGAPGGASGGGAIPARVHKPLAPLYTSVLDMVGNTPMLELTRLDVGPCRLLVKMENLNPAMSIKDRIGLWMVEAAEREGKIDPKANPRPTIVEGTAGNTGLALALMCVQRGYRLLVVVPDKMSQEKIMNLRAMGAEVVMARSDVHKGHPEYYQDVAERLAKEIPNAFYINQFANDHNWRAHYETTGPEVWDQCEGKVDAVVVGVGSGGTLTGVAKYLKEKNPNIKVVVGDPVGSIIAPLVNEGREVAAGSWMIEGMGEDFVPPVCHLDLADEAIAVTDRDAFLAGRELLRREGILAGSSAGALLHAAMVWCRRQTEPRTVVTFICDSGAKYLSKMFNDFWMMDQGFLEREKTGDLRDLIARRHAFREDYTVSPMDPVRQAHKNMMLYGVSQMAVVEPSRTHKDRDTVVGVIDDSDILLALDRAGGDAKLLERPVREFMTSRLETVPPTADVKDLMPIFRADRVAIVSDAEGVYYGLITKIDLINYLRAQLA from the coding sequence ATGCCGACGCAGACCTCAGCCACCGCCGCCGCTCATGTCACCGGGAAGGCCTCTTCGGGCCCCGCAGGGGGCGCCCCCGGGGGTGCTTCCGGGGGCGGCGCCATCCCCGCGCGCGTGCACAAGCCCCTCGCGCCCCTCTACACCTCTGTCCTCGACATGGTGGGCAATACCCCCATGCTCGAGCTGACCCGGCTGGATGTCGGCCCCTGCCGCCTGCTGGTCAAGATGGAGAACCTCAACCCGGCGATGTCCATCAAGGACCGCATCGGGCTGTGGATGGTCGAGGCGGCCGAGCGCGAGGGCAAGATCGACCCCAAGGCCAACCCGCGCCCCACCATCGTGGAGGGAACCGCCGGCAACACCGGGCTGGCCCTCGCCCTGATGTGCGTGCAGCGGGGGTACCGCCTGCTCGTGGTCGTGCCCGACAAGATGAGCCAGGAGAAGATCATGAACCTGCGCGCCATGGGCGCCGAGGTCGTGATGGCCCGCTCCGATGTCCACAAGGGCCACCCCGAGTACTACCAGGATGTCGCCGAGCGCCTCGCCAAAGAGATCCCCAACGCGTTCTACATCAACCAGTTCGCCAACGACCACAACTGGCGCGCCCACTACGAGACCACCGGCCCCGAGGTCTGGGACCAGTGCGAGGGCAAGGTCGACGCCGTCGTCGTGGGCGTGGGCAGCGGCGGCACGCTCACCGGCGTCGCCAAGTACCTCAAAGAGAAGAACCCGAACATCAAGGTCGTCGTGGGCGACCCGGTCGGCTCGATCATCGCGCCGCTCGTGAACGAGGGCAGAGAGGTCGCCGCCGGCTCGTGGATGATCGAGGGCATGGGCGAGGACTTCGTGCCCCCGGTGTGCCACCTCGACCTGGCGGACGAGGCGATCGCCGTCACCGACAGGGACGCGTTCCTGGCCGGGCGCGAGCTGCTGCGCAGGGAGGGCATCCTGGCGGGCTCGTCCGCCGGCGCCTTGCTGCACGCGGCCATGGTGTGGTGCCGCAGGCAGACCGAGCCCAGGACGGTGGTGACCTTCATCTGCGACTCGGGCGCGAAGTACCTGAGCAAGATGTTCAACGACTTCTGGATGATGGACCAGGGCTTCCTGGAGCGCGAGAAGACCGGCGACCTGCGCGACCTGATCGCGCGCCGCCACGCGTTCCGCGAGGACTACACCGTGTCGCCCATGGACCCCGTCCGCCAGGCGCACAAGAACATGATGCTCTACGGCGTGTCGCAGATGGCGGTCGTCGAGCCCTCGCGCACCCACAAGGACCGCGACACCGTGGTCGGCGTGATCGACGACAGCGACATCCTGCTCGCGCTCGATCGCGCCGGGGGCGACGCGAAACTGCTGGAGCGCCCGGTGCGCGAGTTCATGACCTCGCGCCTCGAGACGGTGCCACCCACCGCAGATGTCAAGGACCTCATGCCCATCTTCCGCGCCGACCGCGTCGCGATTGTCAGCGACGCCGAGGGCGTGTACTACGGGCTCATCACCAAGATCGACCTGATCAACTACCTGCGAGCGCAGCTCGCGTGA
- a CDS encoding PLP-dependent transferase: protein MLDPSRVKIATKCIHANQRPDPVTGAVMPPISVSSTYAQESPGKHAGFEYSRSHNPTRYALERMIAGLEGSGVPESADPSCGGFAFASGMAAIATLLDTLDSGDHVVAMDDLYGGTNRLFRRVRERSAGLKFSFVDLSDAQRVANAITDKTKLVWIETPTNPTLKLADLRAISDLVKKKNPNILVACDNTFATPINQRPLELGCDIVMHSSTKYLGGHSDVVGGILVVNTPALAEKIRFVQNSIGAVMGPFDAYLTLRGIKTLAVRMDRHNQSAMKIAQWLEARDDIEKVIFPGLPSHPQHAIAKKQMSGFGGMITMFPNGGLDRAREFLEHTRLFTLAESLGGVESLIEHPAIMTHASVPPEMRAQLGISDSLVRLSVGIEDVDDLIADLENALDKSKKFASA, encoded by the coding sequence ATGCTCGACCCCTCGCGCGTCAAGATCGCCACCAAGTGCATCCATGCGAACCAGCGACCCGACCCGGTCACCGGCGCCGTGATGCCCCCGATCTCCGTGTCGTCCACCTACGCGCAGGAGTCGCCCGGCAAGCACGCCGGCTTCGAGTACTCGCGCTCGCACAACCCCACGCGCTACGCGCTGGAGCGCATGATCGCAGGGCTCGAAGGATCGGGCGTGCCCGAGTCCGCCGACCCGTCCTGCGGCGGGTTCGCCTTCGCGTCGGGCATGGCCGCGATCGCCACGCTCCTCGACACGCTCGACTCGGGCGACCATGTCGTCGCGATGGACGACCTCTACGGCGGCACGAACCGCCTCTTCCGGCGCGTGCGCGAGCGCTCCGCCGGGCTCAAGTTCTCCTTCGTCGACCTCTCCGACGCGCAGCGCGTCGCGAACGCGATCACCGACAAGACGAAACTCGTCTGGATCGAGACGCCCACCAACCCCACGCTGAAACTCGCCGACCTGCGCGCCATCAGCGACCTGGTGAAGAAGAAGAACCCCAATATCCTCGTCGCGTGCGACAACACCTTCGCCACGCCCATCAACCAGCGCCCGCTGGAACTGGGCTGCGACATCGTGATGCACTCGTCGACGAAGTACCTGGGCGGGCACAGCGATGTCGTGGGCGGCATCCTCGTCGTCAACACCCCGGCGCTCGCCGAGAAGATCCGCTTCGTGCAGAACTCCATCGGCGCCGTCATGGGCCCCTTCGACGCCTACCTCACGCTCCGCGGCATCAAGACCCTCGCGGTGCGCATGGACCGCCACAACCAGAGCGCGATGAAGATCGCCCAGTGGCTCGAAGCGCGCGACGACATCGAGAAGGTCATCTTCCCCGGCCTCCCCAGCCACCCCCAGCACGCGATCGCCAAGAAGCAGATGTCCGGCTTCGGCGGCATGATCACCATGTTCCCCAACGGCGGCCTCGATCGCGCCCGCGAGTTCCTCGAGCACACCCGGCTCTTCACCCTCGCCGAATCCCTCGGCGGCGTCGAGTCGCTGATCGAACACCCCGCGATCATGACCCACGCGAGCGTGCCCCCCGAGATGCGCGCGCAACTCGGCATCTCCGACTCGCTCGTGCGCCTCAGCGTGGGCATCGAGGATGTCGACGACCTGATCGCCGACCTCGAGAACGCGCTGGACAAGAGCAAGAAGTTCGCGTCGGCGTAA
- the thiE gene encoding thiamine phosphate synthase gives MHSAARILDANLNRAREALRVLEDIARFALDDRELSGELKSMRHALRDAAALLGIDDLELIAARDAVHDVGKDIKTQAEGERESLRSVASAAGKRLTEALRSIEEIAKALPGAIRAPARGGMNDAEPRAAAQPDEPAWRAFERLRYRAYDAEMRTVLALGSPRRATWKLCVIVTKDLCRHHSWLDVANEAIEAGADCIQLREKDISDAELLARARVLVELCHTGGSRVAAVINDRPDIALLAGADGVHLGQEDMSVADVRRLSGARLLVGVSTANILHATRALREGADYCGVGPMFPSTTKHKDTIAGLEYLKKYLEYEPRLPPHLAIGGIAPGNIDLVAKTGATGVAVSSAVCESMHPGDVVRRLLGAMTRTRDAGPGASPIEG, from the coding sequence ATGCATTCCGCCGCCCGAATCCTTGACGCCAACCTGAACCGCGCGCGCGAGGCCCTGCGCGTGCTCGAAGACATCGCGCGCTTCGCGCTGGACGACCGAGAGTTGTCCGGCGAACTGAAATCCATGCGTCACGCGCTGCGCGACGCCGCGGCGCTGCTGGGCATCGACGACCTCGAACTCATCGCCGCCCGCGACGCGGTGCACGATGTGGGCAAGGACATCAAGACCCAGGCCGAGGGCGAGCGCGAATCGCTGCGCTCGGTCGCTTCAGCCGCGGGCAAGCGCCTGACCGAGGCGCTGCGCTCGATCGAAGAGATCGCCAAGGCCCTGCCCGGCGCGATCCGCGCCCCGGCTCGGGGCGGGATGAACGACGCCGAGCCCCGTGCCGCGGCGCAGCCCGACGAGCCGGCGTGGCGCGCCTTCGAGCGCCTGCGTTATCGCGCCTACGACGCCGAGATGCGGACCGTGCTCGCGCTGGGCTCGCCCCGGCGCGCGACATGGAAACTCTGCGTCATCGTCACCAAGGACCTCTGCCGCCACCACTCGTGGCTCGATGTCGCCAACGAGGCGATCGAGGCGGGCGCGGACTGCATCCAACTGCGCGAGAAGGACATCTCCGACGCCGAACTGCTCGCGCGGGCGCGCGTGCTCGTCGAGCTGTGCCACACCGGCGGGTCGCGCGTGGCCGCGGTCATCAACGACCGGCCCGACATCGCGCTGCTGGCGGGCGCCGACGGCGTGCACCTGGGCCAGGAAGACATGTCGGTCGCCGATGTGCGCCGCCTCTCGGGCGCGCGCCTGCTCGTGGGCGTCTCGACCGCGAACATCCTGCACGCAACGCGCGCGCTTCGCGAGGGCGCGGACTACTGCGGCGTGGGCCCGATGTTCCCGTCCACGACCAAGCACAAGGACACGATCGCCGGGCTCGAGTACCTCAAGAAGTACCTCGAGTACGAGCCGCGCCTGCCGCCCCACCTCGCGATCGGCGGGATCGCGCCGGGCAATATCGATCTCGTGGCGAAGACCGGCGCGACGGGCGTGGCGGTGTCGAGCGCCGTGTGCGAGTCGATGCACCCCGGCGACGTGGTGCGCCGCCTGCTGGGCGCGATGACGCGGACCCGCGATGCCGGGCCCGGCGCGTCTCCGATCGAGGGGTGA
- a CDS encoding GGDEF domain-containing protein encodes MALRVIELSSRPDVALRDVAETIQNDQALAARVLKTVNSSYYGLSKRCSTISQAMVALGLKTVKTIALGFSLIHAIGGDEDDGFDYMTYWKRGLLGATGASAAADAVGGLDAEEAFLAGLLQDVGALALHRALGQDYEGVERVAGDDHRLLSGAERGALGIDHGEVGARLADSWKLPDSLVEPIRFHESPDDAPAEYSLATRCVALGALGAGVLMNPLDAARLSHFRERAESWLGLERAQADELLATIEREARVQASLFRIEVGELPKAQDLISRAQERLADMALDAQMQVDRLAVQNKSLQRQSTTDALTGVSNKRAFQTRAAQVFNEARASGESLAVLFLDLDFFKQVNDTLGHLAGDVVLKEAARRLKQTIGARGELFRFGGEEFAALLPGVSLKKAEAVAEMLRVIISSQPVDLREAKTEKPSVKITVSVGVAALDDESREIFTDVERLVNAADQGVYAAKKGGRDCVRSFRFGQSKGQGHTIRAA; translated from the coding sequence GTGGCGCTTCGCGTGATCGAGCTCTCCAGCCGTCCGGACGTGGCGCTGCGCGATGTCGCCGAGACCATCCAGAACGACCAGGCGCTCGCGGCGCGTGTTCTGAAGACCGTCAACTCGTCGTACTACGGGCTGAGCAAGCGCTGTTCGACGATCAGCCAGGCGATGGTGGCGCTGGGGCTGAAAACCGTGAAGACCATCGCGCTGGGGTTCAGTCTGATCCACGCGATCGGCGGCGACGAGGACGACGGGTTCGATTACATGACGTATTGGAAGCGCGGGCTGCTGGGCGCGACGGGCGCGAGCGCCGCCGCGGACGCCGTGGGAGGACTCGACGCCGAGGAAGCGTTTCTTGCCGGGTTGCTGCAGGACGTGGGTGCGCTGGCGTTGCACCGCGCTCTGGGGCAGGACTACGAGGGCGTGGAGCGCGTCGCCGGGGATGACCACCGCCTGCTGTCCGGCGCCGAGAGGGGCGCGCTGGGGATCGACCACGGCGAGGTGGGCGCGCGCCTGGCCGATTCGTGGAAGCTGCCGGACTCGCTCGTCGAGCCGATCCGTTTCCACGAAAGCCCCGACGATGCGCCCGCTGAGTATTCCCTCGCGACCAGGTGCGTCGCGCTGGGCGCGCTGGGCGCAGGCGTGCTGATGAACCCGCTCGACGCGGCGCGACTCTCGCACTTTCGCGAGCGGGCCGAGTCGTGGCTCGGGCTCGAGCGTGCGCAGGCCGACGAGCTGCTCGCAACGATCGAGCGCGAGGCGCGCGTGCAGGCGTCGCTCTTTCGCATCGAGGTCGGCGAGCTCCCCAAGGCGCAGGACCTGATCTCACGGGCTCAGGAGCGCCTCGCCGATATGGCGCTCGACGCGCAGATGCAGGTCGACCGGCTCGCGGTGCAGAACAAGTCGCTGCAGCGACAGTCGACGACCGACGCGCTGACCGGCGTCAGCAATAAGCGAGCGTTCCAGACGCGCGCGGCGCAGGTCTTCAACGAGGCGCGCGCCTCCGGCGAATCCCTCGCTGTTCTCTTCCTCGATCTCGACTTCTTCAAGCAGGTCAACGACACGCTGGGCCACCTCGCCGGCGATGTCGTGCTCAAGGAGGCGGCGCGTCGCCTCAAGCAGACGATCGGCGCGCGCGGCGAGCTCTTCCGCTTCGGCGGCGAGGAGTTCGCGGCCCTGCTGCCGGGTGTCTCGCTCAAAAAGGCCGAGGCGGTCGCCGAGATGCTGCGCGTCATCATCTCCTCGCAGCCCGTCGACCTGCGCGAGGCGAAGACCGAGAAGCCGAGCGTCAAGATCACCGTCAGCGTGGGCGTCGCGGCGCTCGACGACGAATCGCGAGAGATCTTCACCGATGTGGAGCGCCTCGTGAACGCGGCCGATCAGGGCGTGTATGCCGCCAAGAAGGGCGGGCGCGACTGCGTGCGATCCTTCCGGTTCGGCCAGTCCAAGGGACAGGGCCACACGATACGCGCCGCCTGA
- the recO gene encoding DNA repair protein RecO: MAAMAHEDAVVLRLWDFSETSQTAALFTRGRGIVRCLAKGSKRPRAKFSGGLELVTRGEAVLIVKPGAELAQLIEWDLGESYFGLRRSVDAHLAGAYAADLVFRCVTDHDPHERLFEALLDALRRVDEGALDRAAILDSVIRFQWAMLRETGYTPSLGVDVRTGGALEPRASYGFDPRLGGLTRDPGAGGEIWRVRSETVEALRTLAVEAPQSDARTGEGPSGPGDVLGNDAASRGVRLLAAWIAAAFGEAPPSQQAFLDRLARN, encoded by the coding sequence GTGGCCGCGATGGCGCACGAGGACGCGGTGGTGCTCCGGCTGTGGGACTTCTCCGAGACGTCTCAGACCGCGGCGCTGTTCACGCGCGGGCGCGGCATCGTGCGCTGTCTCGCGAAGGGCAGCAAGCGCCCTCGCGCCAAGTTCAGCGGGGGCCTCGAGCTCGTGACCCGCGGCGAGGCGGTTCTGATCGTCAAGCCGGGCGCCGAGCTGGCCCAGCTCATCGAGTGGGATCTGGGCGAGAGCTACTTCGGGCTGCGGCGCAGCGTCGACGCGCACCTGGCCGGGGCGTATGCCGCCGATCTGGTCTTCCGATGCGTGACCGACCACGACCCTCACGAGCGCCTTTTCGAGGCGCTGCTGGACGCCCTCCGCCGGGTGGACGAGGGGGCGCTCGACCGAGCGGCGATACTGGATTCGGTCATCCGTTTTCAGTGGGCGATGCTTCGAGAGACCGGGTACACGCCGTCGCTCGGGGTGGATGTCCGCACCGGCGGCGCGCTCGAGCCCCGGGCGAGTTACGGGTTTGACCCTCGCCTGGGAGGCCTGACGCGCGATCCGGGGGCCGGGGGAGAGATCTGGCGGGTCCGTTCTGAGACCGTGGAAGCCCTTCGGACGCTTGCCGTTGAAGCCCCCCAGAGTGACGCCCGGACGGGCGAAGGGCCGTCGGGCCCGGGGGATGTGCTGGGGAATGACGCCGCGTCGCGCGGCGTGCGTCTTCTGGCGGCGTGGATCGCGGCCGCGTTCGGGGAGGCGCCGCCGTCTCAACAGGCGTTCCTGGATCGGCTTGCGCGTAATTAA
- a CDS encoding AAA family ATPase, whose translation MPDPTPSPANPSPTPRPARVIAFMNQKGGVGKTTTAVTLAAGIARQGRRTLLIDLDPQAHASLHLGVEPGSTGATVYDALHDPARVVDAIAHARDNLDVLPAETDLAAAESELAGAPDRQQRLTQAIARLQSDPTKAYDFILMDCPPSLGLLTLNALTAAREVMIPMQAHFLALQGVGKLLETVRLVSQQLNNRLRISGVVLCMHEEVTRHSKEVVADLDAFFEQAREQDVPWRSARVYRPPIRRNIKLAESPSFGQTVFEYAPDAPGARDYEELAKKIVAEWDTLLARRSGQPAPEIVIASRDPSGAPA comes from the coding sequence ATGCCCGACCCGACCCCTTCGCCAGCCAACCCCTCGCCGACGCCGCGCCCGGCGCGCGTGATCGCCTTCATGAACCAGAAGGGCGGCGTGGGCAAGACGACCACCGCCGTCACCCTCGCCGCCGGCATCGCCCGGCAGGGCCGGCGCACGCTGCTGATCGACCTGGACCCCCAGGCGCACGCGTCGCTGCACCTGGGGGTTGAGCCCGGCTCGACCGGGGCCACGGTGTATGACGCGCTGCACGACCCGGCGCGCGTCGTCGACGCGATCGCGCACGCGCGCGACAACCTCGACGTGCTGCCGGCCGAGACCGACCTCGCCGCGGCGGAGTCCGAACTCGCGGGCGCCCCCGACCGCCAGCAGCGCCTCACCCAAGCCATCGCGCGCCTGCAGAGCGACCCGACGAAGGCCTACGACTTCATCCTCATGGACTGCCCGCCCTCGCTGGGCCTGCTGACGCTCAACGCGCTCACCGCCGCCCGCGAGGTGATGATCCCGATGCAGGCGCACTTCCTCGCACTCCAGGGCGTGGGCAAGCTCCTCGAGACCGTCAGGCTCGTCTCGCAGCAACTCAACAACCGCCTGCGCATCAGCGGCGTCGTCCTGTGCATGCACGAAGAGGTCACGCGTCACAGCAAGGAGGTCGTCGCGGATCTCGACGCCTTCTTCGAGCAGGCGCGCGAGCAGGACGTGCCGTGGCGCTCGGCGCGCGTGTACCGCCCGCCGATCCGGCGCAACATCAAGCTCGCCGAGTCGCCCTCGTTCGGGCAGACGGTGTTCGAATACGCCCCCGACGCGCCGGGCGCTCGCGACTACGAGGAGCTCGCGAAGAAGATCGTCGCCGAGTGGGACACGCTGCTCGCGCGCCGATCCGGCCAACCCGCCCCCGAGATCGTGATCGCGTCTCGTGACCCATCCGGCGCACCGGCGTGA
- the murJ gene encoding murein biosynthesis integral membrane protein MurJ — protein sequence MTEPETRPQPAPSFFGAVRVVAVFTLLSRFLGLIRDVVMARVLGDTVVGSAFAFAFLIPNLFRRLFGEGALTAAFLPEYASLVEKDPELSNRFATLAFSLLFLLTGVITVVGIAVLFLIRELSPENPDRAYMLTLAMVMLPYMPLICAVAVTGAILQVHGRFAPMAAAPLLLNAITIGAALLAYAVFRINATSTAFIVAIAVVCSGVLQLAWTLFSVRRYIAWRRGFASVREPARRMARRFGPALLGLGTLQLNTLLDGVIAAWPLLVGPTILGIAYPLDEASNAILTYTQRLYQFPLGVFGIAVATAVFPLLSRAADRPAEFADTLRRGLRLSLYIGLPASAGLFLVRDDLTFVLLRGENFSLEGATRAASVLMGYSLAVWAYSANQLFVRAFYARGDTVTPVKVALGAMLVNLALNLTLIWVPGLREGALAWSTAISATLQMVVLARLTRSKLLPDAPLLDADTRRSVARSLALTVAMSAGVGATLWLFPAPPVGEGDLTHPLSIARLASAVGVGGVAYLAMSVALKAPELRWLLQRSAR from the coding sequence GTGACCGAGCCCGAGACCCGCCCCCAGCCCGCCCCCTCCTTCTTCGGCGCCGTCCGCGTCGTCGCGGTCTTCACGCTGCTCTCTCGCTTCCTGGGGCTCATCCGCGACGTCGTCATGGCGCGCGTGCTCGGCGACACCGTCGTCGGCTCCGCCTTCGCCTTCGCATTCCTCATCCCCAACCTCTTCCGGCGCCTCTTCGGCGAGGGCGCCCTCACCGCCGCCTTCCTCCCCGAGTACGCCTCGCTCGTCGAGAAAGACCCCGAGCTCTCGAACCGGTTCGCGACCCTCGCGTTCTCGTTGCTCTTTCTCCTGACCGGCGTGATCACCGTGGTCGGCATCGCGGTGCTTTTCCTCATCCGCGAGCTCTCGCCCGAGAACCCCGACCGCGCGTACATGCTCACCCTCGCGATGGTGATGCTCCCCTACATGCCCCTCATCTGCGCCGTCGCGGTCACGGGCGCGATCCTGCAGGTGCACGGGCGCTTCGCGCCCATGGCCGCCGCCCCCCTGCTGCTCAACGCGATCACGATCGGCGCCGCCCTGCTCGCCTACGCGGTCTTCCGGATCAACGCCACATCGACCGCGTTCATCGTCGCGATCGCGGTCGTGTGCTCGGGCGTGCTCCAGCTCGCGTGGACGCTGTTCAGCGTGCGCCGCTACATCGCGTGGCGCAGGGGATTCGCGTCGGTCCGCGAGCCGGCGCGGCGCATGGCGCGGCGGTTCGGGCCCGCGCTGCTCGGCCTCGGGACGCTCCAGCTCAACACGCTGCTCGACGGCGTGATCGCCGCCTGGCCCCTCCTCGTCGGCCCGACGATCCTCGGCATCGCCTACCCGCTCGACGAAGCGTCCAACGCGATCCTCACCTACACGCAGCGCCTCTACCAGTTCCCCCTCGGGGTCTTCGGCATCGCCGTCGCAACCGCGGTCTTCCCCCTGCTCTCGCGCGCCGCAGACAGGCCCGCCGAGTTCGCCGACACCCTGCGCAGGGGGCTGCGACTCTCGCTGTACATAGGCCTCCCAGCCAGCGCGGGGCTCTTTCTCGTGCGAGACGACCTGACCTTCGTCCTGCTGCGCGGCGAGAACTTCTCGCTCGAGGGCGCCACCCGGGCCGCGAGCGTCCTCATGGGCTACTCCCTCGCCGTCTGGGCCTACAGCGCCAACCAGCTCTTCGTCCGCGCGTTCTACGCGAGGGGCGACACCGTCACGCCCGTCAAGGTCGCGCTGGGCGCGATGCTCGTGAACCTCGCGCTCAACCTCACGCTCATCTGGGTCCCCGGGCTTCGCGAGGGCGCGCTGGCGTGGTCCACGGCGATCAGCGCGACGCTCCAGATGGTCGTGCTCGCGCGCCTCACCCGCTCGAAACTGCTGCCCGACGCGCCGCTGCTCGACGCCGACACCCGGCGCAGCGTCGCGCGTTCCCTCGCGCTGACCGTCGCGATGAGCGCCGGGGTCGGCGCGACGCTCTGGCTCTTCCCTGCGCCCCCGGTCGGCGAGGGCGACCTGACCCACCCGCTCTCGATCGCGCGCCTCGCGAGCGCGGTCGGCGTCGGCGGCGTCGCGTACCTCGCCATGTCCGTCGCGCTCAAGGCGCCCGAGCTTCGCTGGCTGCTCCAGCGCTCCGCGAGGTGA